In Myxococcus stipitatus, the following are encoded in one genomic region:
- a CDS encoding amidohydrolase family protein, protein MRRALLLVGLVVGLSSSAAEPPRAYVLKAARLFDARTGKLVTPGVVVVTDGKVSSVGAGAKAPEGARVVELGDATLLPGFMDSHTHLTGEAGEDWRQDVIDSFQRTIPEKTLESLPHARATLMAGFTTVRNVGAGDFIDVGLRNSIRRGTVVGPRILTATSGLGSTGGHCDEGNSWRKGLLADETGAGVADGPEALRAKVRENLKYGADLIKVCATGGVLSLNSDVDSPQLTQAELDAIVDEAHARKRKVAAHAHGAEGAKRAIRAGVDSIEHGSFLDDEALDLMKRKGTWFVPTAMAFQGVKERADQGRMNEDTVRKVRAVDEARKQSLRKAIARGVRIAFGTDSGVYSHGRNAGEFALLVEAGMAPAEALRAATVHAAELLGVSATLGTLEPGKVADVVAVPGNPLQDIRKTEAVFFVMKDGVIHHHDAEPSVPPEAAR, encoded by the coding sequence ATGCGACGCGCGCTCTTGTTGGTGGGTCTGGTGGTGGGACTTTCCTCTTCCGCGGCCGAGCCGCCTCGGGCCTATGTGCTCAAGGCCGCGCGCCTGTTCGATGCGAGGACCGGGAAGCTCGTCACGCCGGGCGTGGTGGTGGTGACGGACGGGAAGGTGTCCTCGGTGGGCGCGGGCGCGAAGGCCCCCGAGGGAGCCCGGGTGGTGGAACTGGGCGACGCCACGCTCTTGCCGGGCTTCATGGACTCCCACACGCACTTGACGGGGGAGGCCGGTGAGGACTGGCGCCAGGACGTCATCGACTCGTTCCAGCGCACCATTCCGGAGAAGACGCTGGAGTCGCTGCCGCACGCGCGCGCGACGCTGATGGCGGGCTTCACCACCGTGCGCAACGTGGGCGCGGGAGACTTCATCGACGTGGGCCTGCGCAACTCCATCCGTCGGGGCACCGTGGTGGGGCCTCGCATCCTGACGGCCACCTCGGGTCTGGGCAGCACGGGTGGCCACTGCGACGAGGGCAACTCCTGGCGCAAGGGCCTGCTCGCGGACGAGACGGGCGCGGGTGTGGCGGACGGGCCGGAGGCGCTGCGCGCGAAGGTGCGTGAGAACCTCAAGTACGGCGCGGACCTCATCAAGGTGTGCGCCACGGGCGGAGTGTTGAGCCTCAACTCGGACGTGGACTCGCCGCAGCTCACCCAGGCGGAGCTGGATGCGATTGTCGACGAGGCCCATGCGCGCAAGCGCAAGGTGGCCGCGCATGCTCACGGCGCGGAAGGGGCGAAGCGGGCCATCCGCGCCGGCGTTGACTCCATCGAGCACGGCTCGTTCCTGGACGACGAGGCGCTGGACTTGATGAAGCGCAAGGGCACCTGGTTCGTGCCCACGGCCATGGCCTTCCAGGGCGTGAAGGAGCGCGCGGACCAGGGGCGGATGAACGAGGACACCGTGCGCAAGGTGCGCGCGGTGGATGAGGCGCGCAAGCAGTCCTTGCGCAAGGCGATTGCGCGAGGCGTCCGCATCGCCTTCGGCACGGACTCGGGCGTCTACTCACACGGGCGCAACGCGGGGGAGTTCGCGCTGCTGGTGGAGGCAGGCATGGCGCCGGCCGAGGCCCTTCGCGCCGCGACGGTCCACGCCGCGGAGCTGTTGGGGGTGTCCGCGACGCTGGGCACGCTGGAGCCCGGGAAGGTCGCGGACGTGGTGGCGGTGCCGGGCAATCCGCTCCAGGACATCCGCAAGACGGAGGCGGTGTTCTTCGTGATGAAGGACGGCGTCATCCATCATCATGACGCCGAGCCTTCGGTGCCGCCCGAGGCGGCCCGCTGA
- a CDS encoding ABC transporter permease — protein MRRLSARGLGLAAWLVPVIVFAVGPVVLLLARGAAAPGDLGAEGLASELGALGNTLLISGGAALLALALGAPLSVLLFRTDLPLRGGFTVLFTLPSAIPAFIWGMGWLSLASPRAGYLNRLLGEGTLDIHGPVGIAFVEGLSGLPLVLLAGAAALRRMDPALEEAARVCGASPLRALLTTTVPLVLPSLLSGAVMVFLMAASSFGVPYLLGVSATPPTRVLTTRIYELVLRGDEGLGRACVLALVLLALTPLSLLATWALGRSGRVRLSAGKGLASRPLALGRARTGATVSVAAVCGLLVLLPLGAILLTSLQRGFGARLAWEELTLSHWASVLSQPRTLRATGLSLLLAAGAGVLVCGFGLASALLQRAFRRLGAGVEALAVWPYAVPGTVLALALLLAFSRDWRFILFDQVAFVLALAHTPWLLLVAYSAKYLALGTRNSTEALAQLDPSLTEAARVSGASPLRAFLDVPLPLLRPALTVAFILAFLSCATEITMSVLLVPAGSEVLGKLLFDLQSYADPAAAAVLACAFVMLVVSGHVVLALVSRRATEAR, from the coding sequence ATGAGGAGACTCTCTGCGAGAGGGTTGGGATTGGCCGCGTGGCTGGTGCCAGTGATTGTCTTCGCCGTGGGGCCGGTGGTGCTGTTGCTCGCGCGTGGCGCGGCGGCGCCTGGAGACCTGGGCGCGGAGGGGCTCGCCTCGGAGCTGGGGGCGCTGGGAAACACGCTGCTCATCTCGGGAGGCGCCGCGCTGCTCGCGCTCGCCCTGGGCGCGCCGCTGTCGGTGTTGCTGTTCCGCACGGACCTGCCGCTGCGAGGGGGCTTCACCGTCCTCTTCACCCTGCCCTCCGCCATCCCCGCGTTCATCTGGGGCATGGGCTGGTTGTCCCTGGCCAGCCCTCGCGCGGGTTATCTCAACCGGCTGTTGGGTGAGGGCACACTCGACATCCATGGGCCCGTGGGCATCGCCTTCGTCGAGGGACTGTCCGGCCTGCCCCTGGTGCTGCTCGCGGGCGCGGCGGCGCTGCGCAGGATGGACCCCGCGCTGGAGGAAGCCGCGCGGGTGTGTGGCGCCTCGCCCCTGAGGGCGCTGCTGACGACAACCGTGCCCCTGGTGCTCCCGTCGCTCCTGTCCGGCGCGGTGATGGTGTTCCTCATGGCGGCGTCTTCCTTCGGCGTACCGTATCTGCTGGGCGTGTCCGCGACGCCTCCCACGCGGGTGCTCACCACCCGCATCTATGAGCTCGTCCTGCGCGGGGATGAAGGGCTGGGGCGGGCGTGTGTGCTCGCGCTCGTGCTGCTCGCCCTGACGCCGCTGTCCCTGCTGGCGACGTGGGCCCTGGGGCGCTCCGGGCGCGTGCGATTGAGCGCGGGCAAGGGCCTGGCGTCACGGCCTCTCGCGCTGGGCCGCGCGCGGACGGGGGCCACGGTGTCCGTCGCGGCGGTGTGTGGGCTGCTGGTGCTGCTGCCGTTGGGCGCCATCCTGCTCACCTCGCTCCAGCGCGGATTCGGCGCGCGGCTCGCGTGGGAGGAGTTGACGCTCTCACACTGGGCCAGCGTGTTGAGCCAGCCGCGCACGCTGCGAGCCACGGGGCTCAGCCTCCTGCTGGCGGCGGGAGCGGGCGTGCTGGTGTGTGGGTTCGGACTCGCATCGGCGCTGCTCCAGCGAGCCTTCAGGAGACTCGGGGCGGGCGTCGAGGCGCTGGCCGTGTGGCCCTATGCCGTGCCGGGCACGGTGCTGGCCCTGGCGTTGCTGCTCGCGTTCTCTCGGGACTGGCGCTTCATCCTCTTTGACCAGGTGGCCTTCGTGCTGGCGCTGGCACATACGCCGTGGCTGCTGCTGGTGGCGTACTCGGCGAAGTATCTCGCGCTGGGGACTCGCAACAGCACGGAGGCGCTGGCGCAGTTGGACCCGTCTTTGACGGAGGCGGCGCGGGTCAGCGGCGCGAGCCCCCTGCGCGCCTTCCTCGACGTGCCCTTGCCGCTCCTGCGGCCCGCGCTCACGGTGGCCTTCATCCTGGCGTTCCTCTCCTGCGCGACGGAAATCACCATGTCCGTGCTGCTGGTGCCGGCGGGTTCGGAGGTGTTGGGCAAGCTGCTGTTCGACTTGCAGAGCTACGCGGACCCGGCGGCCGCGGCGGTGCTGGCGTGTGCCTTCGTGATGCTGGTGGTGTCGGGACACGTCGTGCTCGCGCTGGTGTCTCGCCGCGCGACGGAGGCGCGGTGA
- a CDS encoding VOC family protein: protein MSGDNPSILSHVSIGTNDFARAVAFYDRVMATLGYGRVLDFPNAVAYGKQFPEFWVQTPLDGSRANVGNGTHFGFIATSKQAVNAFHEAALAAGATNDGAPGPRPLYGEPYYGCFVRDLDGHKIEASFWDTSVGGSHGA from the coding sequence ATGAGCGGCGACAACCCGAGCATCCTCTCTCACGTCTCCATCGGCACGAACGACTTCGCGCGGGCCGTGGCCTTCTATGACCGAGTCATGGCCACGCTCGGCTACGGCCGGGTGTTGGACTTCCCCAATGCCGTCGCCTACGGCAAGCAGTTCCCCGAGTTCTGGGTGCAGACGCCGCTCGACGGCTCTCGCGCCAACGTGGGCAATGGCACCCACTTCGGCTTCATCGCCACGTCGAAGCAGGCGGTGAATGCCTTCCACGAGGCCGCGCTCGCCGCGGGAGCGACCAACGACGGCGCCCCAGGTCCTCGCCCGCTGTACGGCGAGCCGTACTACGGCTGCTTCGTGAGGGACTTGGACGGGCACAAAATCGAGGCGTCCTTCTGGGACACCTCGGTGGGCGGCTCACACGGCGCCTGA
- a CDS encoding ABC transporter ATP-binding protein: MAAISLEGVFKSYGATPVVRGLSLEVQEGELVSLLGPSGCGKTTTLRMLAGLEHPDAGVLRLGGEVVAGPGVRVPPERRGLGMVFQGYAVWPHRTVEENVAYPLTLRRVPKTELAAKVGEALRWVRLESLAARKPHELSGGQLQRVALARALVAGPRVLLLDEPLSNLDAALREELRAEIAALRARLGTTLVFVTHDQGEALALSDRIAVMNQGVLEQVATPETLYREPATPFVAGFVGGANVLSGEVREGAFHTARGGVVFPLPPGTAATPGAATLVVRPEDVELGEHGTPLPLSARLFLGYAAEYRFPVDGTLLRVVAPALDVRTGQSLRVRIRQARLFPQG; the protein is encoded by the coding sequence ATGGCGGCCATCTCGCTGGAGGGCGTGTTCAAGTCCTATGGCGCCACGCCCGTGGTGCGCGGCCTGAGCCTCGAGGTCCAGGAGGGGGAGCTCGTCTCGCTGCTGGGGCCGTCCGGCTGCGGGAAGACGACCACGCTGCGCATGCTCGCGGGGCTGGAGCATCCCGACGCGGGCGTGCTCCGCCTCGGCGGTGAGGTGGTGGCCGGGCCCGGCGTGCGCGTGCCTCCCGAGCGCCGCGGACTGGGCATGGTGTTCCAGGGCTATGCCGTGTGGCCCCACCGCACGGTGGAAGAGAACGTGGCCTATCCGCTGACGCTGCGCCGCGTGCCCAAGACAGAGCTCGCGGCGAAGGTGGGCGAGGCGCTGCGCTGGGTCCGGCTAGAGAGCCTGGCGGCGCGAAAACCCCATGAACTCTCGGGTGGCCAACTCCAGCGTGTCGCGCTCGCACGGGCGCTGGTCGCGGGGCCTCGCGTGTTGCTGCTGGACGAGCCGCTCTCCAACCTGGACGCGGCGCTGCGCGAGGAGCTGCGCGCCGAAATCGCGGCCCTGCGCGCGAGGCTGGGCACCACCCTCGTCTTCGTCACCCATGACCAGGGCGAGGCGCTCGCGCTGTCGGACCGCATCGCGGTGATGAACCAGGGCGTGCTGGAGCAGGTGGCCACCCCCGAGACGCTCTACCGTGAGCCCGCGACGCCCTTCGTCGCGGGTTTCGTCGGAGGCGCCAACGTGCTCTCGGGCGAGGTGCGCGAGGGCGCGTTCCATACGGCGCGCGGAGGCGTGGTGTTCCCCCTGCCCCCCGGCACCGCCGCGACGCCGGGCGCCGCCACGCTGGTGGTCCGCCCCGAGGACGTGGAGCTGGGTGAGCACGGCACACCCCTGCCCCTCTCCGCGCGCCTGTTCCTGGGCTACGCGGCCGAGTACCGCTTCCCCGTCGACGGCACGCTGCTGCGCGTGGTGGCGCCCGCGCTCGACGTGCGCACGGGCCAGTCCCTCCGGGTCCGCATCCGACAGGCGCGCCTCTTTCCCCAGGGGTGA
- a CDS encoding ABC transporter substrate-binding protein: MSLPALVRGTGLALALAVLASCRIESAAPSSGTHAAHEGAPAGEVWVYTSMYQHVLDALEPLLKRELPGVTVRWYQAGSEKVASRLEAERAAGAIRADLLATSDPFLVERLANEGLFLPYASPHVLRVPRALLDLDARSAAIRVSTMVLVHREDSPPPPTSFAGLVDGTWPGRVAIGDPLTSGTAFTWAVFCQSRYGEAYFAGLRKQGAIVAGGNAAVLQKVESGEADAGVLLLENALAARARGSRIRVVWPTDGAVTIPGPVAILAKTPNPVAARAVVDVLLSPEGQRLIVEKGDMHAVDPRLAGPRGEPGVEVLLERTQPWTPELIQQGLARGGALKESFTRAFSK, from the coding sequence ATGTCCCTTCCCGCACTCGTCCGGGGGACTGGCCTCGCCCTGGCGCTGGCCGTGCTCGCCTCGTGCCGCATCGAGTCCGCCGCGCCGTCCTCCGGCACCCACGCCGCGCATGAAGGCGCGCCCGCGGGCGAGGTCTGGGTCTACACGTCCATGTACCAACACGTGCTGGACGCGCTCGAGCCGCTGCTGAAGCGGGAGCTGCCCGGCGTCACCGTGCGCTGGTATCAAGCGGGCAGCGAGAAGGTGGCCAGCCGGTTGGAGGCCGAGCGCGCCGCGGGGGCCATCCGCGCCGACCTGCTCGCGACGTCGGACCCGTTCCTGGTGGAGCGGCTCGCGAACGAGGGCTTGTTCCTGCCGTATGCGTCGCCGCACGTGCTGCGGGTTCCCCGCGCGCTCTTGGACCTGGACGCGCGCTCCGCCGCCATCCGCGTGTCCACCATGGTGCTGGTGCACCGGGAGGATTCCCCTCCACCGCCCACGTCCTTCGCGGGGTTGGTGGATGGGACATGGCCGGGACGCGTGGCCATTGGCGACCCGCTCACGTCGGGCACGGCCTTCACCTGGGCCGTGTTCTGCCAGTCCAGGTATGGCGAGGCGTACTTCGCGGGCCTGCGGAAGCAGGGCGCCATCGTCGCGGGGGGCAACGCGGCGGTGCTCCAGAAAGTGGAGAGTGGGGAGGCGGACGCGGGGGTCTTGTTGCTGGAGAACGCGCTGGCGGCGCGGGCACGCGGCAGCCGGATACGCGTGGTCTGGCCCACGGATGGCGCGGTCACCATTCCAGGGCCCGTGGCCATCCTCGCGAAGACACCCAACCCCGTGGCGGCGCGCGCCGTGGTGGATGTGCTCCTGTCTCCCGAGGGGCAGCGCCTCATCGTCGAGAAGGGAGACATGCACGCGGTGGACCCGCGCCTCGCGGGGCCTCGGGGCGAGCCCGGCGTGGAGGTGCTGCTGGAGCGCACGCAGCCGTGGACACCCGAGTTGATACAGCAGGGGTTGGCGCGAGGTGGCGCGCTCAAGGAGTCCTTCACGCGGGCCTTCTCGAAATGA